One Thermococcus sp. DNA segment encodes these proteins:
- the proC gene encoding pyrroline-5-carboxylate reductase, whose amino-acid sequence MRVAVVGAGTIGGAIAKALKKAGYEVTATRRRVEKAKELAEMGIEVISDNRKAVEGADVVFIAVKPNKVGEVLEEVSDLIEGKLVISVVAGISLRELKRLANAKFVRAMPNIAILVGESFTAYSTDLKGEDIETVEKLLRTFGDCVRIEEEHMDAITGLSGSGPAYVTVFLEAMVYGGLRVGLPRDLAKRASLQTLLGTAKLLMETKAHPAEVREWVITPGGTTIDGVFELEEGKIRTAVMKAVDAATKKSRILSKRL is encoded by the coding sequence ATGAGGGTTGCCGTTGTGGGTGCCGGAACAATAGGGGGTGCGATAGCAAAGGCCCTCAAAAAGGCAGGATATGAAGTCACGGCCACGAGGAGAAGGGTTGAAAAGGCAAAGGAACTGGCGGAGATGGGGATAGAGGTTATCTCCGACAACAGGAAGGCAGTTGAAGGGGCAGATGTGGTCTTCATAGCGGTGAAACCTAACAAGGTCGGGGAAGTTCTTGAGGAGGTCTCTGACCTGATTGAAGGGAAGCTCGTGATTTCTGTCGTTGCGGGAATATCCCTCAGGGAGCTGAAAAGACTCGCCAATGCAAAGTTCGTCAGGGCAATGCCCAACATAGCAATCTTGGTCGGCGAATCCTTCACGGCCTATTCAACTGACCTCAAGGGAGAGGACATAGAAACGGTTGAAAAACTCCTGAGAACCTTCGGTGACTGCGTGAGAATTGAGGAGGAGCATATGGACGCCATAACCGGGCTAAGTGGCTCTGGGCCGGCCTACGTTACGGTTTTCCTTGAGGCCATGGTCTACGGTGGCCTGCGCGTCGGCCTTCCGAGGGACCTGGCAAAGAGGGCATCACTTCAGACGCTCCTCGGAACGGCAAAGCTTCTCATGGAAACAAAAGCCCACCCAGCTGAGGTCAGGGAGTGGGTCATAACCCCCGGAGGGACTACCATAGACGGCGTTTTTGAACTTGAGGAGGGCAAAATAAGAACGGCCGTTATGAAGGCCGTAGATGCGGCGACCAAAAAGTCAAGGATACTATCGAAGAGGCTGTGA